In Mytilus edulis chromosome 3, xbMytEdul2.2, whole genome shotgun sequence, the genomic window ggtgtcgttgtccaaagacatttggtttttgcactataacatTAGTATAAGTTAAAaggaatctatgaaatttaaacacaaggtttatgaccataaataGAAGGTagggattggttttgggagttttggtcccaacagtttaggaataaagggcacaaaagggcccaaataagcatttttttggttttcgcacaattactttagtataagtaaacagaaatctatgaaatttaacataaggattatgaccacaaaaggaaggttgggattgattttgggagttttggtctcaacagtttaggaataaggggccaaaaaaaggttccaaataagcatttttcttggtttcacaattactttagtataggtaaatagaaatctatgaaattttaacacaaggtttatgttTTACATACACTAACCTTCAAATACAATACCCTAAACTTAAGCTTAATGTTTTCAACATCAATAACTTTCTGGTTATCACATTTATTTCAGACTTATGATATAAGAAGTGTAGAAGAATTAACAGAAGAATGGCTTCTGGATCAGCTTGCAAAAGTTTAGAAGAACACAGTTATGCAATTTATTTTCTAGTATTTATTATTTTCCCACCAGTCAGTTGCTCaagtttaattgtaaatttttgcaaatgttttagataattgtCTCTCAAACTTTTGTTTACATGCACTGTGCTATGTATCTTTGTCATGGTTTTATGATCTAATTATCACTAATTTGAGTTTAATTTGAAATAGATGTGTAGCAATTTTGGGGCTTTCAGTGCTTAATcattcaatttcaatatgaaaaaaaatcattaacagTTCGTTTGTTAGAAGAACTGCTTATCAAAAAATTAGATTGTGCCAATCAATGCCATAAAGGTATCATATGCAATTTAAAAGCAAACTAAagcataaaatttatttttattttaaactggCTACAGCCATATGCTGGTTCCAATGATGGCTGTATACAGATTATGAATAAAAATTcccaactttaaaaaatatcattttaacaaAGTTTGGTGAGAGAGAAAAAGCATTCAACGACATTCTGAAACCAAAAAGTTGAAATAGATCATCTCTATCTAATTATTTATAAAGAATAAAgtaaatttttcatttaaccaaaaatatgtatatatttcaggATAATAAACCAGTATTACATgcttgtatataatatataaagtttTAGCATATATTTTAAATTAGTTATTGAGTTCAGCATAATTTTAGTGTATAATTAGTATGAAATTGGATAAATAGTTGAATTATGAGTTGTTTTTATTACTTATGGAAAATACTGTAGTCATTCTTTGTGTTCCATGATTTGATTGGTTATCAATAATAAATGTAAATGCTTAAATCGCTATTGAATAGGCTATACCCTacatgcatttgtttttttattctcaaaaaaTCTGACatctttgtttatttatttcaaatattatcAATTGCAACAAAATGTTAATGCTTAAGTGTATATGGTTATGTATTTTAGACTTCCTTATATTTagcaatattttgaaaaacagcTTAATGCCACTAACATGAATTCAACTAGCACTTTCTTTgtgtttatgaaatatttatttgtatagttttcactttttttgtcattcatgaatgcaaataaatattttatgaacttAAACAATGTAATCAATGCATCATATTTACATAGGGACCACAAGAAGTTACGTTGATAATCTTTCCCAGTTGTTcatctttttttaacaatttttgtcacaaacatgCATTTATTTGATATTGCCGTATTTGTTAAATCTTTGAAGATTAATTGTTACTTTTGTAATGTCATCATCATATCTATCTGGGATATTCTAAATTTGTATCTGGTTATAGCAGTCATTCCTGTAATTTTGtaattgatttttgattttacatTCCATTGAATGGAAATATTGTTTAGatttctttgtttgtttgtttgttaattaaatatattgtaaaataaattacagtatgagataaaatgtttattttccatGATGTATTTGCATTACAAGAAATGAAATGGTCTCCCTTGTTAAAACCCCAATAAGTAGTTatgtattttatctttttttaaagaaatattctaTGTTTAAATGTCTGCAACATcatatgaaatgaaattaaattcaacaaaatattttgtgaaaaatactCTATAACCAATCTGCTGTATAAGACTGTTGATCGGTTtggtaaagaaaataaaaatatttataaatcagaACTTTTTGGTGtacaattgtttttaaaacacTATGCATTCTGTAATATATTTTGTGCAAATATCAgtacttttgattttacaattgTTTCTAAGCACTAAGAGTTCTctagtatatatttgtattttgtgcAATACATGAACGAGTACCTTAATATTTTGTGTACTTTTAAAGTATCTGTAACAtgttatcttcttttttaaaatctgttgaaatgatttttttccaagAAATTACTCTTTATCACATATAGTTTGTACTATACTGTTGCTGTATAGGTAAATTAGTTTGCATATTTTGGTTAGTATATAAAAAACCTCAgtacttacaaaaaaaaatcttatttatttagtTTCTGTTACTTGTGACtgtctttagaaaaaaaataagtagTTATACTATCTTAATGACAAGTATGTGACTTACCTCTTTAAATAAAGttacaaataagtttaatttgtttgttttctcttctCCATCCAATAGGaaaaattcatgttttttttcagagctaatataaaaaagaagatgtggtatgattgccaatgagacaactgtccacaagagaccaaaatgacacagacattaacagctataggtcaccgtacagccttcaacaatgagcaaagcccatacggcttagtcagctataaaaggccccaatatgtcaatgtaaaacaattcaaatgagaaaactaacagccttatttatgtattaaaaaaatgaacgaaaaacaaatatgtaacacataaacaaacgacaaccactgaattacaggctcctgacttgggacaggcacatacatcaataatgtggcggggtttgcCAGCAACAACTGTATCAAAGCTAAACAAAGGTCTAATTCACTATGCCATAGTTAGAGAACAGTTTAGCGGTCAATAATCTAGTTTATTCTTGCCACTGTTGCCAGGAGCTGGAAAATTAGTTGTTATTGACATGGAATAAAGTGCTGTAAGATATTATGTTTTTGACCAGTCTGTATGTCCATGAGTCtttctgtcagtcagtccgtcctgttcttgtcatctcaactcctttGAAACAACACAGCAGAATTTCCTGAAAACTGTGTAGATTACAATGACAAACAatgatccatttttttttctaggagcaatatactactgcaacagtttgtcatcacaactcctctgaaTGTACACAACAGAATTTCTTGAAACTTTGAAGAAAATAAGGATatatcatacctgtcaactgacttgtattctgcgggtgtgactcaagattttcacaattctgagggatcacccgggacacccgccgggtcattgaaataacccgggaattccgaaaatgacacgatttcacccgtatttcttagccttgagattgatttcataagtaatattcctttgaaataccggcaaattcgtaattcttccatgaacaggaagttcatctagctatcTAATCtatcaaattaagtgacccattaagtgcatggcttcacttgacagctttggtgtcaaacacactgttaattaacaccaattacctaaGCTTTAGGTCGTAAACATATTTCAactagagttatttccccttatttgtcaccattcaaaattattccttatatttccgttttatgggtgaaaaagattaaatcataaaaatatataattcaaatacatattgaaaaataacttttcattatttttataccttttatatacaatttttttttaaaagttgaaaattattttttacatttatacttcctttaaccaagtgaacattataagaaaaatgtaccataaatactgaaatttagctcgaaaaagtttgtacACGTtgtgacctgagatttgattcttcaatgcaggtcatgacctgcattttcatcgtcacaggttgacaggtatgtcaTATGTTTATGTGCATATTGCCTAGAAATATTTATCAGTTGACTTTTGTAGGTGAACTTATGGATATACCATATCCATTGGATGTTGGCTGTGTACGGATTGAATAAAGTTTTAGATGcaggatttttttattagttgtaagtggctttgaactagctgtcagtaaccgtgagtactctcagatctgtacttaatgtaattttgtagttgggatgtacaagtacccggccacatccactctgtgtttttgttagatgtatatctgtttgtatccatctgataactaaagcctttttcaattaatttttatagtttgttcatttttttgtactgttacatGACTGTGCATGGTAAAGGGAGGTTTgagatcccgcttacatgtttaaccccgtaaCATTCTCagtctgtatgtatgtgtctgtcccaaatcaggagcctgtaggTCAGTTGTCTTTGTTTGGtgctgtgttacatgtttgtttttcctttatatttttgtgtacataaataaggctattagttttctcatttgaattgtttaagaTTTGTCATTTCAGAGACTTTTATTAGCTGATTGCAGTATGGGCTTTATTGTAGGCCATACTATGACCTATAGTGGTAaagttctgtgtcatttggtcacttgtcACACCACATCAtcttttgttatattaaaaaatttcacCACACTTTTCTCTTGTGCAACCAAATAGAACAATGAATTTGATGAGCATCCCAATAGTGATGAGTTgttatgtgtgtgtgtgtctttTGAATCTACATGACTCCTTCTTCCTGTTTTCAGATAATTTCAAGGGGTAGTATGCTTAGTATAACAAGTTTATACAACCCATGCTTTCTTGTTTATGAACAAATTAGCATGACTTAAATGAAAAACTGAATAGACAATagtttatgttatatttatttacattatatacaCAACATGTTTAgatgaataaattataatatattttaacttAATTCTTATCTTCAAATTTTCTTTCCAAGACATGACAGAAATACAAACTTATTACAAAATATCTTgataacattatatattttttttaataaccatttcATAATAGATGGTTTTACATTGCTTCATGGAATGTTTTTTCtgtcaattgaaaaaaacaataaaagtgtgCCATACTAAATGCTTAAATGGTAGGCACTATAACAATTATCACAGATTTAAAAAGAGTCACTTGTAAATATGCAGTTCATCAGTCCACTTGAGGGTTATTCTGAAACAAATATTCcgcctgaaagtagaaaaataatttgttattataACATAATAATGAATAGGTTTTCAACACTTTAATCTAAAGACATTTGCagttatgataaaataaaaaagaatcaaTCATTGCGTCTTTAAGACTTCTGCATCTACAACTTTCTTTAGGACCACTGAACAAATCATATATTGTAATGACTCCAAAGGAAAAACACACTTATTTCAGCTTATATAAGAGCTTGTCATGAGAATATGTTTGCAATTGTGGTCAGCACTCTAAAAAAAACCTGCCGAATATTTAAATGGTCCCATTCTTATTTAAATATCTTTCTTTTGACATTGTAAGAAGCACATAAGAAAACTCTATTAATTTTGCTTTCATTTTCGAAGCCTTCAGATGCCTTTAAAGGTCCATAGCTCTTGAGTCCTTATGATAATTTTTACTTTTAGTGGACCATATAGTCAAAAAGATATACAAGCTACGGTTCTGCACACTTGAACTTTTGTAAGCAATACTGTTCGGTCCATTTTTCACTCAAAAACCATTTTAACTTAATACACACAGTAGAAACTTACCAAATAATCTAATGGATCATCAGGTCTAGTTTTACAACAATCGATTAACCCTTGTGTTAGTGTAGGCATCACATGTTTCATTAGGTAATTCCTTAGTGGTATAGATTGGGCCTCTAATAATTCATACTCTTCCCTCTTCACTTCATTTAGTCTTGACGtctgataaataaataatacaatacttCAATATAGATCAACCATCAGTTAAAAAACCTAAACATCTCCAGACTATAATCAGATttcaaatttgtacatttttcattattttgaacaaaattaaaacatgCTAAGGCAATATTTTGGCaggtcaaaaaaaaaattctttcatagaaataaaataattccATCTGGACTCtcagattttttttgtgattaattcttgtttaattttgaatcttttttttcttttaaagctGTCCATGATAAAAATTCATTCATAATGTGAAAAAATCTAAAAGTAGTCATTTTGATATTAATGGCAATATGAGAAAAACGGAGTAGTATAAACGTTTGACCATGTATTCTTAAAAGCATTACAGTGACAGATTTTATTGACAGTATGTTTTTTCTGTGGTTGTGTTGATGTTTCATTGACATATACCAAACATTTCTGTTAATATCAAATCCTTTgtgatcttttcaattttcatttaaatcttaaaaattgGTAATCTTTGGGTCTTACCCATTCCTCTTGTCTTTGTTTTCTAAGATTAGATTCTTCTGCTTCCTTCCTTTCTCTCTCTTGTctttcttctgtttcttttttaagTCTTGCTTCTTCTTCTTGTCGTCTCATTTCTTCCAATTCTTCAGGAGTTGGacctgaattaaaattatttgcTGGTAAGTTTTTcaataatcaacaaaaaataatgcTTGTTGGCAAAAGTAAGTTAATGTTTGTCAAAAGAGGTAGATTACTATAGactgaataaataaaataatttctaacTTTCCTTTATTCTGTAAtcttttataaatacattaaaatGACCAAAAATCTGCCTGGTTTTAGATAACTTTACAAATGGCTATTACAGCTTCCTCAGTTGTACCTACAAATAATGTACAAGTTTATATTACTGACTGTCATGCAGTGTTTTACTTACCATAATTCCTTGCTCCTCCAATCACTTTCTTCATCTTATCTACTGTATCTTTCATCATTTTAGAATCATCTTTAGTTACATCTAATTTAACAATATCAATTTCACGTTCATCAAAATATGTCAGAACTGTATTTTCTTCATCATTATTGTCTCTGTAAGTTTTCAGTCTTCTGTTCAGTTCCGTTTCTGTGTTGTGTGTACCATGTACCACACTTTCAGGAAGGTTCATCACACGGTTACGTAAGAACTCATCTGTGGCTTCCAAACAGAACATAAATTCTGGCATTAATTTCTTATCATAGTTTCCCTCCTTGTCAGCTTCCTCTGCCTCTTCTGCATCTGtggctgaaaaataaaatttctcatATCAAATATTGCTGACTGTTTTAATCCTTATCCAATAACGTTTATTACAAGTAATAAATTAGTTATTTATTAATATACAAACTAACAAAGTGGACATTGCTCCTTATTGCagactttatataaaaataaaattgggtttggttgccaatgagacaactcatcacaagaccaaatgacacagaaattaagaactataggtcaccatatggtcttcaaaaaatgagcaaagccctttTGATAGATGATCTTTATATTGCAGCAAGACAtttccattttgattttcattcaaAATCTTCAACacagaatgtttttattttttatgaatttgatcactgattaaagttttgaaaaatttatgaCATCATTGAGATTGGTAAAGCATATTGAAGCAGTGTCTGACTTCTTACCATTGAATAAGCCATCTTCTTCATTTTCTACATGATCTTTCAGCTTAGGGAAACCATCTAAGACAAAACCTTGATTCTGACATGGCATGGAATGTAATTTCTCTTTATAAAATTGTAAGACTTTAGAATCTGTCAATTTGTTATTATTTCCAGCCATTTCCTCTTGGATCTGGTCTAGTAATTCTTGTGCTTCCTGTGCCTTGTTATCATCTTCATCCTCACCCTCTTCCTCAGTATCTGCACGTCGTGCTTGGGctttctgaaaagaaaaaaaattgtgataatgACAGATCTTTGATTTTGTTTCTGTTTGAACTTTAAAAGAAGACAATTTATAGCTTGAGATATTGTACAAACACTACAAGTTGTCCTTTAGATGTCTTTTAGTTATTATTCATGTAAGCTCATTTACAGGCCTAAGTCATcatgtcggacaataactcaaaaatccttaattttcatgaaactttggtgagttgtttaaatatttattgacgtaagcttcctttttttttttatataaattttagatttaacgTTTCTGAGTTAAaggattttattatttattcataaaaagaggGGATTTGCCAGTTTTCAGACATTTGCTCAAAAATGGTATGGTGATTGATCTACTACTTAAATAAGCTaccgttgttttttttaaatttcttatatgGCATTGAGTGGTAATGGaactttatttgttaaaaaagcGACAGGCGCACATCATGCGCTTAAGGCACAGCTCTTAATTTGGGTGTTGGGTTGCAAATTTATTTGTCTCATTTTAGACTTTGTTACTAATACTAATAAGTTATAATGAAACTTGTAACTTTAAATCTCTTACCAGGTCATCAATAGCTTGATCAATGACATCTTTGATTTTGATATGATGTAACTTGTAGAATTCACAAAGCTGTTGAATAACCGTTGTCTTTCCTGAAGCTGGTGGACCCAATACACAAATTCTCAATGGCTGAAAagaaattttttataattaaacaaaacaataaattgcATATAAAATCAATTAATCCACTGTACATATCAAGTAGCTATGTAATGAGAATGAAAGAATTTCAACTTGCatttttttatgcaaaacaagacagttttaaataaataaaaaatacatgtgaCATAATGGATTTGCTTTTAGAAAACAATTTTCTTGTTAAACTGATCATACatagcttacagaaaaatatgataatttgaaaGGTCACAAGTTTTAATTTGCTTCATTATGAAATTAAAAGTACCTGTAATTTCCTTGAATCTTTGTATTCTTTGATGGTTTGCATGATATTATCTACCATTCCAGATTCTGAAACCCAGCTGATTCTCATGTTCTCTTTCACATTAACAGCATCCATTCTAAGGTTTACCAGCAACATGTCAAAGTCTGCTTGctgaaaattaaatgtaaaagtGAAAACGTGTACATTCTAAAACTATCTATTTAACATTGCAAATAAGTTTGTGGTATTGTTAAGTCTTAATGGGTTTAGATTAATAAAATCCTCATTTAAATTAAACCAAATTCTTTATCTAActttttgaatattgtttatgGTGATACTGGtttagaagagctgtaaattaaGAATATAAGACTTCTATATTTCTCTTCTACTTTACatcaaaataatgtttttaaagaCATGACACACAGAATGATAAGAGCAATTGTAAACATATTTAACatttcagtggcagatccagaacttttcctaagggggggggggggggggggggggggcccactgactgacctaaggggggggcccgctccagtcatgcttcaatgattccctatataatcaaccaaatttttcccaccaaagggggggcccgggccccccaggaTCCGCCTATGCATTTTGGCAGAtaacaactttttaaaaatatgttaacatttatttgaaaatattcaaattatctcccttagaacTTACCTCAATATCTTTATTTAACAAAGCTTCTTCCTTAGTGATTGATTTCACTTTTCCTGTTCCAAGACTTGAGCTAACAGCCTGCAATTACAGAAAAGTCAGGGTAAAATTAGGAAATTTATAATTATTAGtttaaaatataagaaatcaATAATAATGCTGTTAAAAATTTGAACACAAATATCAAACTTAAAAAAGAAACAACTTAAAATGTGAGAAAGTTCTCTTGTCAACTGAAAgattttttcttcagaaaaatagAGTCAAATAAAATAACCATTGACTTACAGTTTGACCCAATTAGACTATAAAGTAAATATGGcagatatctttttttattaaattaattctatatttagggacgacatcaaaagttaaatgtaggataaaaaacttaattcacatagttttttcactgacccccacccccctcttaacttaatttgggaaaaattgatttaccaatagggatatatgtaaaaatcgattttagatatacaaaacttgcagaattttaaccccccatccccaaactattttatttaagttttttatcctacatcgatcttttgacgTCGTCCCTTACATATTGTAAAGTATACATACTTTGACAATTTCAAACAGAGTATTGTTGGAATCATCCTTTGCAATCAGATATCTCACTTTTGGTCGACTATCTGCAATATTTTGAATTAccctgaaaaaaatatacatatagtcAATATCTACATTTTCATGGTCGTTCTTGATTATCTCTTTTACTTTTCTGATCTTACATTGACCAGTATTTTGTATATGACAAAGTGATCTTTAAATTAAGTTAAAAGGTATGTATAAATTCTTAATTACAGTCATAGTGTAACTCCAATGTTTATCAAATTTAGTGCAAATATCTCCAACTACTATCAGGCCAGTAAGAGATACTAGTGACTTGAATTTATCAGAGGGAGTGTAAATACACAGAAAAATAAACTACcaaggaaaaaataaaattgatacttGGTTTAAACATAAAATTGGTACACTGTATCAAGACAAAACATGTAAAGAAACCATCTACAAATACCTACCCTGCTAAATCTTTGATGTGGATTGTAGGTATGACATTCTGTCCATCTCCAAAACATAAAAGCTGAGGTGCATTGTGCCAGGCAGACTGAAAGTGTCAAATGTGATAAAGTGATATATAAAtggtatataataaaattataactgaattaaactaaacaaaaatatatctatttacacatgttgtttttaaaaatgatgtataGATAAATTGATTTAGAGACACCCTGACACTGTATACATGTGTAGCTAAAGCCAATCCTGAAAGCATCCATATGAAGACTAAAGTGATAGTTTGCccaaaatatgacattaaatttttAGACTGTTgcatataaaatcataaaaaagtgCATAATGATCAAGGTTAATTATGGAAACAGTTCAGAACTCAAATTATACCACTTCTTCTATTTATAAACCTTCAATTAATCTGATTTGAAACAGACAATAATGttacattaattaaaaaaaaatgtgatggaTATACATAATACAATATCTTTtgtgcaactgtcatacaagtaaaagGTTGAcatagctataaaatcaggtttaataaaaaaaaatccacattatcaaatgcctgtttcaagtcaggaatatgataatGAGAGTTTTTATTCATTTAAGCTGTTGGTTTTGCattttgattaggaactttccttgaagttcagtatatttgttattttaattttaacacatttaaatTTATCTATATTTAACATAGCATATATAATGATTATTAAATCctacaaaaacaatttaaaatatagactagactgttggttttcctgtttgaatggttttacactagtaattttggggccctttaaaggTTGTTGTTCAGTGTTCCATGTTGAAGgatgtacattgacctataatggtttacttttataaaaattgttatttggatggagagttgtctcattggcactcgcaccACATCTTCCCTATATCTATATGTAAGAAATTATGAATACTTACTTTGAACAAGTAATGGAAAATAGATTCCTCAGCACCATATGTCAAAGCAGATGCCACTACATATGTCACCAACTTAGCTTTGTtctagaaaaataaaacaatttttcaaaaatgtattactCATGTTTTTTTGTGTATGCATACATGTAACACATTTCTATCTTCTAAATGTACAGTAAAGtttgaaatttaatttgtttacagAGAATATGTCTCATTGGGTAATTGCACATTTGAAAAAGAATACTTTTGAATCAtctttaaaaataaccaaaacacTGGCAATAAAGCTTTAGGGTTTTAGTACATAAATAATtgaacattttcatttatttgatttgaacaaaaattttCCGGGAAAagggaaaatataaatatttgcgctagacaaattttgtttttaaaagttccAAGATGTTTACAGAGAATATGTTTCATTGGGTAATTGCAAATTTGAAAAAGAATACTTTTGAATCAtctttaaaaataaccaaaacacTGGCAATAAAGCTTTAGGGTTCTAGTACATAAATAATtgaacattttcatttatttgatttgaaCACAAATTTTGCGGGAAAagggaaaatataaatatttgagcTAGACAAATTTTGGTTTTAATAGTTCCAAGTTGAAAACTTACAGTTTTTCCCATTTTGATAACAGTTTTCTCAGCACTGATATGTTCTTTGAAGTTAGGGTGTGGTTTCCTCCTCCTGTAGTCATCTTCTGTGAAAGGGATCTCTGGATCATCCTATAAACAACaccatatattttgtatttaaaaaaaaatcatttgaatctttgttgatatttttttttacatatggtgatatacatgtatatgtacatgtaacttcACAATAACAAAATTATTACTAAGTTAAGTATATTTTTTGTGAGTTGCTGGTTTTCCCTAAAGAATTTTCTATTTAAGGAGTCCATATACAATCTATTCAGACTATTCCAGTTGTCTATATTTTTTCCCTAGCTTTAACACCATAtttactactttaccaaatttcAAAATGGTCATAAAAATTATAGTGATCAATAGATATTTGAATAGGTATTTACAAAAtgatctggattttttttttggtagaaCAACATACATTTGTAGCAACCAAAATATACTTACGGGATCTAAAGATTTACTTTTAGCCCAGGTCATCACAGaagatattaatataaacatCTTTGGTTTCTCTATTTTATCCAGGTCTGAATGGatctctgaaaaatataaaataaattgataaatcaTTTTTTGAACAAAATGTAGAGCAAGTGTACATTCCAATTTTCTAACATTAAAACCAAAAACTtctgaaaattattaaaatcacAAGATGGTATTTATGACATTGAATTTATAATCTGAAACAGTGTCTGTGTCAGAGAATTCATAGCAGCTTTGAAACCATCTCTATGTTCATATTCATTTTTCTCTGTGACTTGACTATGTGTATGGtttatgatatcgg contains:
- the LOC139516604 gene encoding adenylate kinase 7-like, with amino-acid sequence MAFQDDAEKPKSKRMFINQVDAYHGKNLAKFLSRCVVGASLEEPEEEDDARSTSSSIIALPKEGCYEIVGTVKDAETTKPDFVKEVINFENKDQLYEQLVECDVIVYDITQDPDQIDEAVWAVSEIHSDLDKIEKPKMFILISSVMTWAKSKSLDPDDPEIPFTEDDYRRRKPHPNFKEHISAEKTVIKMGKTNKAKLVTYVVASALTYGAEESIFHYLFKSAWHNAPQLLCFGDGQNVIPTIHIKDLAGVIQNIADSRPKVRYLIAKDDSNNTLFEIVKAVSSSLGTGKVKSITKEEALLNKDIEQADFDMLLVNLRMDAVNVKENMRISWVSESGMVDNIMQTIKEYKDSRKLQPLRICVLGPPASGKTTVIQQLCEFYKLHHIKIKDVIDQAIDDLKAQARRADTEEEGEDEDDNKAQEAQELLDQIQEEMAGNNNKLTDSKVLQFYKEKLHSMPCQNQGFVLDGFPKLKDHVENEEDGLFNATDAEEAEEADKEGNYDKKLMPEFMFCLEATDEFLRNRVMNLPESVVHGTHNTETELNRRLKTYRDNNDEENTVLTYFDEREIDIVKLDVTKDDSKMMKDTVDKMKKVIGGARNYGPTPEELEEMRRQEEEARLKKETEERQERERKEAEESNLRKQRQEEWTSRLNEVKREEYELLEAQSIPLRNYLMKHVMPTLTQGLIDCCKTRPDDPLDYLAEYLFQNNPQVD